In Musa acuminata AAA Group cultivar baxijiao chromosome BXJ2-3, Cavendish_Baxijiao_AAA, whole genome shotgun sequence, the following proteins share a genomic window:
- the LOC103979900 gene encoding glucan endo-1,3-beta-glucosidase 4 isoform X1, giving the protein MLLPKRWQSCMMLLIFVLSDGTGTTKQSRAATAAVCGKDLQPRSRVLMGFASLADTMSASGLVFCVANPSADANALRNGLDWACGPGAANCTAIQPGQPCYEPNNLTALASYAYNDYYQRTRASGGSCSFNNTAMTTTSDPSHGSCIFTGSAGGTTNTNTTTSPSPTTTPSSGGSPGSNNYVPLGSNIDRAASASRALQVVACLLPLLCSFRCGM; this is encoded by the exons ATGTTGTTGCCAAAAAGATGGCAGAGCTGCATGATGCTTCTCATCTTTGTCCTGTCGGATGGTACAG GGACGACAAAACAGAGCAGAGCAGCTACTGCTGCTGTCTGCGGCAAGGATCTGCAACCCAGGAGCAGAGTGCTGATGGGCTTTGCGAGTCTAGCCGACACCATGAGTGCATCAGGTCTGGTGTTCTGTGTGGCGAATCCCAGTGCTGACGCGAACGCACTGAGGAATGGATTGGATTGGGCTTGCGGACCGGGCGCTGCAAACTGCACTGCGATACAGCCAGGGCAGCCTTGCTATGAACCCAATAACCTGACTGCCTTGGCTTCCTATGCCTACAATGACTACTACCAAAGAACAAGAGCAAGCGGAGGATCCTGCTCCTTCAACAACACGGCCATGACGACCACCAGTGATCCTA GCCATGGCTCATGCATCTTCACTGGAAG TGCGGGAGGGACCACGAACACCAACACAACCACAAGCCCGAGTCCGACTACCACTCCGAGCAGCGGTGGATCGCCCGGCAGTAACAATTACGTCCCTCTTGGCTCAAACATCGATAGAGCTGCTTCCGCATCGCGTGCTCTCCAAGTGGTGGCATGTTTGCTCCCCTTGCTGTGCTCTTTCCGGTGCGGCATGTAA
- the LOC103979900 gene encoding glucan endo-1,3-beta-glucosidase 4 isoform X2, protein MLLPKRWQSCMMLLIFVLSDGTGTTKQSRAATAAVCGKDLQPRSRVLMGFASLADTMSASGLVFCVANPSADANALRNGLDWACGPGAANCTAIQPGQPCYEPNNLTALASYAYNDYYQRTRASGGSCSFNNTAMTTTSDPSKRPWLMHLHWKCGRDHEHQHNHKPESDYHSEQRWIARQ, encoded by the exons ATGTTGTTGCCAAAAAGATGGCAGAGCTGCATGATGCTTCTCATCTTTGTCCTGTCGGATGGTACAG GGACGACAAAACAGAGCAGAGCAGCTACTGCTGCTGTCTGCGGCAAGGATCTGCAACCCAGGAGCAGAGTGCTGATGGGCTTTGCGAGTCTAGCCGACACCATGAGTGCATCAGGTCTGGTGTTCTGTGTGGCGAATCCCAGTGCTGACGCGAACGCACTGAGGAATGGATTGGATTGGGCTTGCGGACCGGGCGCTGCAAACTGCACTGCGATACAGCCAGGGCAGCCTTGCTATGAACCCAATAACCTGACTGCCTTGGCTTCCTATGCCTACAATGACTACTACCAAAGAACAAGAGCAAGCGGAGGATCCTGCTCCTTCAACAACACGGCCATGACGACCACCAGTGATCCTAGTAAGCG GCCATGGCTCATGCATCTTCACTGGAAG TGCGGGAGGGACCACGAACACCAACACAACCACAAGCCCGAGTCCGACTACCACTCCGAGCAGCGGTGGATCGCCCGGCAGTAA
- the LOC135606608 gene encoding uncharacterized protein LOC135606608: MARLAPLSEEPISEEESRSTATRIHSFHNWIKSHLPMLSNKRNDLKILLSVLGCPLSPLSVSPKQPRDVASSAQYIIQQFRATTGCSKRERTAKSMYASGRVRMEMAQEHGVSSSGSASKGHHKGCFVVWQMVPDMWLVEFAVSGHQIAAGSDGKVAWRRTPWLGAHAARGGVRPLRRALQGLDPETIAAVFSPAQHIGEKHIGDEECFVLELVVDDSVLSSWSDSTAEIIKHRMLGFFSQRSGLLVRLEDSQLTRIQSPGAEAMYWETTMVSCMEDYRRVDGLMIAHSGRSVANLLRFGLGVREHRVSTQMEERWTIDDVLFNVPGLAADCFIPPEEVRRSCFYDIAIRDH; encoded by the exons ATGGCTCGTCTTGCTCCGCTCTCGGAGGAGCCCATCAGCGAGGAGGAGTCCAGGAGCACGGCCACGAGAATCCACTCCTTCCACAACTGGATCAAGAGCCACCTGCCCATGCTATCCAACAAGAGGAACGACCTAAAGATCCTCCTCAGCGTCCTCGGCTGCCCCCTCTCCCCCCTCTCCGTCTCCCCGAAACAGCCTCGCGAC GTGGCGTCGTCCGCTCAATACATAATTCAGCAGTTCCGGGCGACCACGGGGTGCTCCAAGAGGGAGAGGACGGCCAAGAGCATGTACGCGTCCGGGAGGGTGCGGATGGAGATGGCTCAGGAGCACGGGGTGAGCTCGTCGGGCTCGGCCTCCAAGGGCCACCACAAGGGCTGCTTCGTCGTGTGGCAGATGGTCCCCGACATGTGGCTGGTGGAGTTCGCTGTCTCCGGCCATCAGATCGCCGCGGGCAGCGACGGGAAGGTGGCCTGGCGCCGCACGCCATGGCTCGGGGCTCACGCCGCTCGCGGCGGGGTCCGCCCCCTCCGGCGAGCCCTGCAG GGTCTGGACCCCGAAACGATCGCAGCCGTCTTCTCCCCGGCGCAACACATCGGAGAGAAGCACATCGGGGACGAGGAGTGCTTCGTGCTGGAGTTGGTGGTCGACGACTCGGTGCTATCGAGCTGGAGCGACAGCACGGCGGAGATCATCAAGCACCGGATGCTGGGGTTCTTCAGCCAGCGCAGCGGGCTGCTGGTGAGGCTCGAGGACTCGCAGCTGACGCGGATCCAGTCGCCAGGGGCGGAGGCCATGTACTGGGAGACGACCATGGTGTCGTGCATGGAGGACTACCGGCGCGTCGACGGCCTCATGATCGCCCATTCCGGCCGGTCGGTGGCGAACCTGCTGAGGTTTGGGTTGGGCGTGAGGGAGCACCGGGTGTCGACGCAGATGGAGGAGAGGTGGACCATCGACGACGTGCTCTTCAACGTGCCCGGCCTCGCTGCCGACTGCTTCATTCCGCCAGAGGAGGTGCGGCGGAGCTGCTTCTACGACATCGCCATCAGAGATCACTAG